In Streptomyces sp. SLBN-118, the following are encoded in one genomic region:
- a CDS encoding carbohydrate ABC transporter permease, with product MSSTRTGLGRWVPIAPATLLLLFFLAGPIGYCVWIAFTDTQLTGASGSDFVGLDNFRRAFADAGFRNAVLLTLVFTFVSAIVGQNTLGLALAGLMRTASRPVRTLTGTLVITAWVLPEIVAAFLLYAFFRREGTLNALLDWLHLPSQNWLFTLPILAVSFANVWRGTAFSMLIYSAALAEIPRDITEAAEVDGASGPRRIWHITLPMIRRSIGTNLMLNTLSTLSVFGLIWAMTRGGPGNRSQTLPVFMYDQAFQKSLIGYGTAVALLLLLVGSLFSVVYLRLMRVEV from the coding sequence GTGAGCAGCACGAGAACGGGGTTGGGGCGGTGGGTGCCGATCGCCCCCGCCACGCTCCTGCTGCTGTTCTTCCTGGCGGGACCGATCGGCTACTGCGTCTGGATCGCCTTCACCGACACCCAGTTGACGGGGGCGTCGGGGTCCGACTTCGTCGGCCTGGACAACTTCCGCCGGGCCTTCGCCGACGCCGGCTTCCGCAATGCGGTCCTGCTCACGCTCGTCTTCACCTTTGTCTCGGCGATCGTCGGCCAGAACACGCTGGGGCTCGCTCTCGCGGGCCTGATGCGTACGGCGTCCCGGCCTGTCCGTACCCTCACAGGCACCCTGGTGATCACCGCCTGGGTGCTGCCGGAGATCGTCGCGGCGTTCTTGCTGTACGCCTTCTTCCGCCGCGAGGGGACGCTGAACGCCCTGCTCGACTGGCTCCATCTGCCGTCCCAGAACTGGCTGTTCACGCTGCCGATCCTCGCGGTGTCGTTCGCGAACGTCTGGCGCGGCACCGCGTTCTCGATGCTGATCTACTCCGCCGCGCTCGCCGAGATCCCCCGCGACATCACGGAGGCGGCAGAGGTCGACGGGGCGAGCGGCCCGCGCCGCATCTGGCACATCACGCTGCCGATGATCCGCCGCTCGATCGGCACCAATCTGATGCTGAACACCCTCTCCACGCTCTCGGTGTTCGGGCTGATCTGGGCGATGACGCGCGGCGGCCCGGGCAATCGCAGCCAGACGCTGCCGGTGTTCATGTACGACCAGGCGTTCCAGAAGAGCCTCATCGGCTACGGCACCGCGGTGGCACTGCTGCTTCTGCTGGTGGGCTCGCTGTTCTCGGTCGTGTACCTGCGGCTGATGCGGGTGGAGGTGTGA
- a CDS encoding carbohydrate ABC transporter permease: MRRATRARLAADGALLLTAAAFALPLVWLALSSVDAGADLRVRVPSSFTADNFDAVLTDEITFTPMLNSLLLCGGATLLTVVCAALAAYPLSRHRSRFSRPYLLTILFTTCLPITAVMVPVYGLFVQVNLIDTTYGTGLFLATSQLPFSIWLMKNFMDGVPLVLEEAAWTDGASYLQTLTRVVLPLMGPGLTVVTIYTFIQLWGNFFVPFMLILSPEQMPASVSIFTFFGNYGSVIYGRLAAFSILYSAPVLVLYVLIARRLGGGFALGGAVKG, from the coding sequence ATGCGCCGGGCCACCCGCGCCCGGCTCGCCGCCGACGGCGCACTGCTGCTGACCGCCGCGGCTTTCGCGCTGCCACTGGTGTGGCTGGCGCTCTCCTCGGTGGACGCCGGGGCGGACCTGCGTGTGCGGGTTCCCTCGTCGTTCACCGCGGACAACTTCGACGCGGTGCTCACCGACGAGATCACCTTCACGCCGATGCTCAACAGCCTGCTGCTGTGCGGGGGTGCGACGCTGCTGACGGTGGTGTGCGCCGCGCTCGCCGCGTATCCGCTCTCGCGCCACCGCTCGCGCTTCAGCCGCCCGTATCTGCTGACGATCCTGTTCACGACATGTCTGCCGATCACGGCGGTCATGGTCCCGGTCTACGGCCTGTTCGTACAGGTCAATCTGATCGACACGACGTACGGGACCGGACTCTTCCTCGCCACCTCTCAACTCCCCTTCTCCATCTGGCTGATGAAGAATTTCATGGACGGCGTCCCGTTGGTCCTGGAGGAGGCGGCGTGGACGGACGGCGCGTCGTACCTGCAGACGCTGACCAGGGTCGTCCTGCCCCTGATGGGCCCGGGCCTGACCGTGGTGACGATCTACACCTTCATCCAGCTCTGGGGAAACTTCTTCGTACCGTTCATGCTGATCCTTTCCCCCGAGCAGATGCCCGCGTCCGTCTCGATCTTCACCTTCTTCGGCAACTACGGATCGGTGATCTACGGCCGGCTCGCGGCCTTCTCGATCCTTTACTCCGCCCCGGTGCTGGTGCTGTACGTACTGATAGCCCGCAGGCTGGGCGGCGGCTTCGCTCTGGGCGGGGCCGTCAAGGGATGA
- a CDS encoding helix-turn-helix transcriptional regulator, with translation MAPGHVAYGLRAQYGLHVSPDVVVQWERGLATPGTRELTALAGVLWCAPHDLLTEATTLREHRMARSLAPEELARLVGMDVGSYLRMEESGRWRGNERQTAALCDALDLGPRELLTATGRDADLAELLRDAVKARWQAYVRPVGKMLPMQRQHLEAVLEELHSAYQSRMVATLAWGATTQDTGEPGRDFLDRIVDHFWDAARV, from the coding sequence ATGGCCCCCGGTCATGTCGCCTACGGTCTTCGCGCCCAGTACGGGCTCCATGTCTCACCCGACGTCGTGGTCCAGTGGGAGCGGGGTCTCGCCACCCCCGGCACACGCGAACTGACCGCGCTCGCCGGGGTGTTGTGGTGCGCGCCGCACGATCTGCTCACCGAGGCGACCACGCTGCGCGAGCACCGGATGGCGCGCAGCCTCGCACCCGAAGAGCTCGCGCGCCTCGTCGGCATGGACGTGGGCTCGTATCTGCGCATGGAGGAGTCCGGCCGCTGGCGCGGCAACGAACGCCAGACCGCGGCGCTGTGCGACGCCCTCGATCTCGGCCCCCGTGAACTCCTGACGGCAACCGGCCGCGACGCGGACCTCGCGGAACTCCTGCGCGACGCGGTGAAGGCGCGCTGGCAGGCGTATGTACGCCCGGTGGGCAAGATGCTGCCGATGCAGCGGCAGCACCTCGAGGCCGTGCTGGAAGAGCTGCACTCCGCGTACCAGTCCCGGATGGTGGCGACGCTCGCGTGGGGCGCGACGACGCAGGACACGGGGGAGCCGGGGCGGGACTTCCTGGACAGGATCGTGGACCACTTCTGGGACGCGGCGCGGGTTTAG
- a CDS encoding HAD family acid phosphatase: MYARSWTTRAAVTVAALALTSSVTATATAATPAPTAQPTSTSRPFLPDVDYATWQRDVSAVVATARPYVEKRTAGASGRRLAMVLDIDNTSLETDFHYFWEYPTPAIKPVLDLVRYADSRGVDIYFVTARPGIIASLTSYNLGKVGYPVDGLYVRDLPDLFEQVSAYKTEKRAEIEAKGYTIIANIGNNTSDLVGGHAERTFKLPDYDGKLS; the protein is encoded by the coding sequence ATGTATGCCCGCAGTTGGACCACCCGCGCCGCGGTGACGGTCGCCGCGCTGGCCCTCACCTCGTCCGTGACCGCCACAGCGACCGCCGCGACCCCCGCCCCCACCGCGCAGCCGACGAGCACCAGCCGTCCGTTCCTCCCCGACGTCGACTACGCGACCTGGCAGCGCGACGTCTCGGCGGTAGTCGCCACCGCCCGCCCCTACGTCGAAAAGCGCACGGCAGGCGCCTCGGGCCGGCGGCTCGCGATGGTCCTGGACATCGACAACACCTCGCTGGAGACGGACTTCCACTACTTCTGGGAGTACCCGACCCCCGCGATCAAGCCGGTGCTCGACCTGGTCCGTTACGCCGACTCCCGCGGCGTGGACATCTACTTCGTGACGGCCCGCCCCGGCATCATCGCTTCGCTCACCTCGTACAACCTGGGGAAGGTCGGCTACCCGGTCGACGGTCTGTACGTACGCGACCTGCCCGACCTGTTCGAGCAGGTCAGCGCCTACAAGACCGAGAAGCGGGCGGAGATCGAGGCCAAGGGCTACACAATCATCGCCAATATCGGCAACAACACGAGCGACCTCGTCGGCGGCCACGCCGAGCGGACCTTCAAGCTGCCGGACTACGACGGCAAGCTGTCCTGA
- a CDS encoding ATP-dependent 6-phosphofructokinase yields the protein MRIGVLTAGGDCPGLNAVIRSVVHRALTGYGDEVIGFEDGFKGLLDGHFRPLGLNAVSGILARGGTILGSARLERGRLREAAESAAELAKQYGIDALIPIGGEGTLTASRMLADAGMPVVGVPKTIDNDISSTDRTFGFDTAVTVATEAIDRLKTTAESHQRVMVVEVMGRHAGWIALESGMAGGAHGICLPERHFQVEDVVKMVEERFSRGKKFAVICVAEGAHPAEGSMAYEKGEIDQFGHERFQGIGNRLAAELERRLGKEAKPVILGHVQRGGTPTAYDRVLATRFGWHAVEAVHRGEFGMMTALRGTDVVMVPLAEAVTQLKTVPADRMYEAESVF from the coding sequence ATGCGTATCGGAGTACTCACCGCAGGCGGCGACTGTCCGGGCCTGAACGCAGTGATCCGGTCGGTTGTGCACCGAGCTCTGACCGGCTACGGCGATGAAGTCATCGGTTTCGAGGACGGGTTCAAGGGTCTCCTCGACGGTCACTTCCGCCCCCTCGGCCTCAACGCCGTCAGTGGCATTCTCGCCCGCGGCGGCACGATCCTCGGCTCTGCCCGCCTGGAGCGCGGCCGGCTGCGTGAAGCCGCCGAGAGCGCCGCGGAGTTGGCGAAGCAGTACGGCATCGACGCGCTCATCCCCATCGGCGGCGAGGGCACGCTCACCGCGTCCCGGATGCTCGCCGACGCCGGGATGCCCGTCGTCGGAGTGCCCAAGACCATCGACAACGACATCTCCTCCACCGACCGCACCTTCGGCTTCGACACCGCCGTCACGGTCGCCACCGAGGCCATCGACCGCCTGAAGACCACCGCCGAGTCGCACCAGCGCGTGATGGTCGTCGAGGTGATGGGACGGCACGCGGGCTGGATCGCTCTGGAGTCCGGCATGGCGGGCGGCGCGCACGGCATCTGTCTGCCGGAGCGGCACTTCCAGGTCGAAGACGTGGTGAAGATGGTCGAGGAGCGTTTTTCGCGCGGCAAGAAGTTCGCGGTGATCTGCGTCGCGGAGGGCGCGCACCCGGCCGAGGGCTCGATGGCGTACGAGAAGGGCGAGATCGACCAGTTCGGCCACGAGCGCTTCCAGGGCATCGGCAACCGTCTCGCGGCGGAGCTGGAGCGCCGGCTCGGCAAGGAGGCCAAGCCGGTCATCCTCGGGCATGTGCAGCGCGGCGGCACGCCCACCGCGTACGACAGGGTCCTTGCCACGCGCTTCGGCTGGCATGCGGTGGAGGCCGTGCACCGCGGTGAGTTCGGCATGATGACGGCGCTTCGCGGCACGGACGTGGTGATGGTGCCGCTGGCGGAGGCGGTCACCCAGCTGAAGACCGTGCCCGCTGACCGTATGTACGAGGCGGAGTCGGTCTTCTGA
- the pta gene encoding phosphate acetyltransferase: MTRSVYVTGIDRSDGRQVVELGVMELLTRQVDRVGVFRPLLHDRPDRLFDLLRARYRLSQDPASVYGMDYHEASALQAEHGTDELVSRLVERFHEVARAYKVVLVLGTDYAGTQLPDELALNARLANEFGASVIPVVGGRGQTAESVRAETRNAYRAYEALGCDVLAMVVNRVRPEDRESMAERLAARLPVPCYALPEEPALAAPTVAQIAQALGATVLRGDDAGLARDALDFVFGGAMLPNFLKALTPGCMVVTPGDRADLVVGALAAHSAGTPPIAGVLLTLNERPSEEILTLASRLAPGTPVVLVPGNSFPTATELFGLEGKLSASTPRKTETALGLFERHVDTGDLLARISVARSSRVTPMMFEHDLLEQARADRRRVVLPEGTEERVLRAADVLVRRDVCDLTLLGDTEVIRKKAADLGIDLSATQLIDPATSELRRRFAERYAQLRAHKGVTVELAYDVVADVNYFGTLMVEEGLADGMVSGSVHSTAATIRPAFEIIKTKPGGTSQGEASGGASIVSSVFFMCLADRVLVYGDCAVNPDPDAGQLADIAVQSAATAARFGVEPRIAMLSYSTGTSGSGADVDKVREATKLVRESRPDLRIEGPIQYDAAVEPSVAATKLPESEVAGRASVLIFPDLNTGNNTYKAVQRSAGAVAVGPVLQGLRKPVNDLSRGALVSDIVNTVAITAIQSQGQELPA; the protein is encoded by the coding sequence GTGACGCGCAGCGTGTACGTGACCGGGATCGACCGCTCGGACGGCCGGCAGGTCGTGGAGCTGGGAGTCATGGAGCTCCTGACCCGCCAGGTGGACCGGGTGGGCGTCTTCCGCCCCCTGCTGCACGATCGCCCGGACCGCCTCTTCGATCTCCTGCGCGCCCGCTACCGGCTCTCGCAGGACCCCGCGTCCGTCTACGGAATGGACTACCACGAGGCCTCCGCGCTGCAGGCCGAGCACGGCACCGACGAGCTGGTGTCCCGGCTCGTCGAGCGCTTCCACGAGGTGGCACGCGCGTACAAGGTCGTGCTTGTCCTCGGGACGGACTACGCGGGCACCCAGCTCCCCGACGAGCTGGCGCTCAATGCCCGGCTCGCGAACGAGTTCGGCGCCTCGGTGATCCCGGTCGTCGGCGGCAGGGGCCAGACCGCCGAGTCGGTACGGGCCGAGACCCGCAATGCCTACCGCGCGTACGAGGCCCTGGGCTGCGATGTCCTCGCCATGGTCGTCAACCGGGTCCGGCCGGAGGACCGCGAGTCGATGGCCGAGCGGCTGGCGGCGCGCCTCCCCGTTCCCTGTTACGCCCTTCCCGAAGAGCCCGCGCTCGCGGCCCCCACGGTCGCCCAGATCGCCCAGGCGCTCGGCGCCACCGTGCTCCGCGGCGACGACGCGGGCCTGGCCAGGGACGCACTCGACTTCGTCTTCGGCGGTGCGATGCTGCCGAACTTCCTGAAAGCGCTCACCCCCGGTTGCATGGTGGTCACCCCCGGCGACCGCGCCGATCTGGTGGTGGGCGCGCTGGCCGCGCACTCCGCAGGCACCCCGCCCATCGCCGGGGTACTCCTGACACTGAACGAGCGGCCGAGCGAGGAGATCCTCACGCTGGCCTCCCGGCTCGCGCCCGGCACCCCCGTCGTCCTGGTGCCCGGCAACAGCTTCCCGACTGCGACCGAACTCTTCGGCCTCGAAGGCAAGTTGAGCGCGTCCACTCCACGCAAGACCGAAACCGCGCTCGGCCTCTTCGAACGACATGTCGACACCGGCGACCTCCTGGCCCGGATCTCGGTGGCCCGCAGCAGCCGCGTCACCCCGATGATGTTCGAGCACGACCTCCTGGAGCAGGCCCGCGCCGACCGCCGCCGGGTCGTCCTGCCCGAGGGCACCGAGGAGCGGGTGCTGCGCGCCGCCGACGTGCTGGTGCGCCGCGACGTCTGCGATCTGACCCTGCTCGGCGACACCGAGGTCATCCGCAAGAAGGCCGCCGACCTGGGCATCGACCTGAGCGCCACCCAGCTGATCGACCCGGCGACCTCCGAGCTGCGCCGGCGCTTCGCCGAGCGGTACGCGCAGCTGAGGGCCCACAAGGGCGTGACGGTGGAACTGGCCTACGACGTGGTGGCGGACGTGAACTACTTCGGCACCCTGATGGTCGAGGAAGGTCTGGCCGACGGCATGGTCTCGGGCTCGGTGCACTCCACGGCCGCGACGATCCGCCCGGCCTTCGAGATCATCAAGACCAAGCCCGGGGGCACCTCCCAGGGCGAAGCCTCTGGGGGAGCCTCGATCGTCTCGTCCGTCTTCTTCATGTGCCTGGCCGACAGGGTCCTCGTCTACGGCGACTGCGCGGTCAACCCGGACCCGGACGCGGGGCAGCTCGCGGACATCGCCGTCCAGTCGGCGGCGACGGCGGCCCGCTTCGGCGTGGAGCCGCGGATCGCGATGCTCTCGTACTCCACGGGCACCTCCGGATCGGGCGCGGACGTGGACAAGGTGCGCGAGGCGACCAAGCTGGTGCGCGAGTCCCGGCCGGATCTGCGGATCGAGGGCCCGATCCAGTACGACGCGGCCGTCGAACCTTCGGTCGCGGCGACAAAGCTGCCCGAGTCCGAGGTGGCGGGCCGGGCGAGTGTGCTGATCTTCCCGGACCTCAACACGGGCAACAACACCTACAAGGCCGTGCAGCGCTCGGCCGGCGCCGTGGCCGTCGGCCCTGTGCTCCAGGGCCTGCGCAAGCCGGTGAACGATCTCTCGCGCGGCGCGCTCGTCAGCGACATCGTGAACACAGTGGCCATCACCGCCATCCAGTCCCAGGGTCAGGAGCTCCCGGCATGA
- a CDS encoding acetate kinase gives MTATRVLVLNSGSSSVKYQLLDMRDNSRLAVGLVERIGEETSRLVHTPLGGGAEKRERNGPIADHDTALKVIADELAHDGLGLDSPELAAIGHRVVHGGLRFTAPTVITDEVMEEIERLVPVAPLHNPANITGIRTAQALRPDLPQVAVFDTAFHTTMPESAARYAIDVETADAHRIRRYGFHGTSHAYVSRRTAALLGKDPSEVNVIVLHLGNGASASAVAGGRCVDTSMGLTPLEGLVMGTRSGDIDPAVTFHLKRVAGMSADDIDELLNKRSGLVGLCGDNDMREIRRRIDEGDERARLAFDIYIHRLKKYIGAYYAVLGRVDAIAFTAGVGENAAPVREAAVAGLEELGLALDAELNAARSDQARIISAPYARVAVAVVPTDEELEIARQTFALVTGVSATGNA, from the coding sequence ATGACCGCCACCCGCGTTCTCGTCCTCAACTCCGGCTCCTCGTCGGTGAAGTACCAGCTGCTCGACATGCGGGACAACTCGCGCCTGGCGGTCGGTCTCGTCGAGCGGATCGGCGAGGAGACCTCGCGTCTGGTGCACACCCCGCTCGGCGGCGGCGCCGAGAAGCGCGAACGCAACGGCCCCATCGCCGACCACGACACCGCGCTGAAAGTGATCGCCGACGAGCTGGCGCACGACGGGCTCGGCCTGGACTCCCCCGAGCTGGCGGCGATCGGCCACCGGGTCGTCCACGGCGGGCTGAGGTTCACCGCGCCGACCGTGATCACCGACGAGGTGATGGAGGAGATCGAGCGGCTGGTCCCGGTGGCCCCGCTGCACAACCCGGCCAACATCACCGGAATCCGTACCGCCCAGGCGCTGCGCCCCGACCTGCCGCAGGTCGCGGTCTTCGACACCGCCTTCCACACGACGATGCCGGAGTCGGCGGCGCGCTACGCGATCGACGTGGAGACGGCCGACGCGCACCGGATCCGCCGCTACGGCTTCCACGGCACCTCGCACGCGTACGTCTCGCGCAGGACGGCGGCCCTGCTGGGCAAGGACCCCTCCGAGGTGAACGTCATCGTGCTGCACCTGGGCAACGGCGCGTCCGCCTCGGCGGTGGCGGGCGGCCGGTGCGTGGACACCTCGATGGGGCTGACACCGCTGGAGGGTCTGGTGATGGGCACCCGCTCCGGTGACATTGACCCCGCGGTTACGTTCCACCTCAAGCGGGTTGCGGGAATGTCGGCGGACGACATCGACGAACTGCTCAACAAGAGAAGCGGTTTGGTGGGCCTGTGCGGCGACAACGACATGCGGGAGATCCGCCGCCGGATCGACGAGGGCGACGAGCGTGCGCGGCTCGCCTTCGACATCTATATTCACCGCCTGAAGAAGTACATAGGCGCCTATTACGCGGTGCTCGGCCGGGTGGACGCGATCGCGTTCACGGCCGGGGTCGGCGAGAACGCGGCGCCGGTGCGCGAGGCTGCCGTCGCGGGTCTGGAGGAGCTGGGACTCGCGCTGGACGCCGAGCTGAACGCCGCTCGCTCGGACCAAGCGCGAATTATTTCCGCACCTTATGCCCGAGTTGCGGTGGCCGTGGTCCCGACCGACGAGGAGCTGGAGATCGCCCGGCAGACATTTGCCCTGGTCACAGGTGTTTCCGCGACGGGTAACGCTTGA
- the pyk gene encoding pyruvate kinase codes for MRRSKIVCTLGPAVDSYEQLKALIEAGMNVARFNMSHGTHAEHEERYHRVRKASEDTGHAVGVLADLQGPKIRLETFAEGPVELVRGDEFTITTEDVAGDKSICGTTYKGLPGDVSKGDQILINDGNVELRVVEVVAPEVKTIVVEGGVISDHKGINLPGAAVNVPALSEKDVEDLRFALRMGCDLVALSFVRDASDVKDVHKVMDEEGRRVPVIAKVEKPQAVANMQDVVMAFDGVMVARGDLAVEYPLEKVPMVQKRLIELCRRNAKPVIVATQMMESMITNSRPTRAEASDVANAILDGADAVMLSAESSVGAYPIETVKTMSKIVVAAEEELLSKGLQPLVPGKKPRTQGGSVARAACEIADFLDAKSLVAFTKSGDTARRLSRYRAEQQILAFTTDASTRNQLTLSWGVESFLAPFVETTDAMVDLVDAALLKLHRYNEGDIMIITAGSPPGVPGTTNMVRVHHLGGVDAK; via the coding sequence ATGCGCCGTTCCAAAATCGTTTGCACACTGGGCCCCGCCGTCGACTCCTACGAGCAGCTCAAAGCGCTCATCGAGGCCGGCATGAACGTGGCCCGTTTCAACATGAGCCACGGGACCCACGCTGAGCACGAGGAGCGGTACCACCGCGTCCGCAAGGCGTCCGAGGACACCGGCCACGCGGTGGGCGTGCTCGCCGACCTCCAGGGCCCCAAGATCCGTCTGGAAACCTTCGCCGAGGGGCCGGTCGAACTGGTCCGCGGCGACGAATTCACGATCACCACCGAGGATGTCGCAGGCGACAAGTCGATCTGCGGCACCACCTACAAGGGCCTGCCGGGCGATGTGTCCAAGGGCGACCAGATCCTGATCAACGACGGCAACGTCGAACTGCGGGTCGTCGAGGTCGTGGCCCCCGAGGTCAAGACGATCGTCGTCGAGGGCGGCGTCATCTCCGACCACAAGGGCATCAACCTGCCGGGCGCGGCCGTCAACGTCCCCGCGCTCTCGGAGAAGGACGTCGAGGACCTGCGCTTCGCGCTCCGTATGGGCTGCGACCTGGTGGCGCTGTCCTTCGTACGGGACGCGAGCGACGTCAAGGACGTCCACAAGGTGATGGATGAAGAGGGCCGCCGGGTCCCGGTCATCGCCAAGGTGGAGAAGCCGCAGGCGGTCGCCAACATGCAGGACGTCGTGATGGCGTTCGACGGCGTGATGGTGGCGCGCGGTGACCTGGCCGTCGAGTACCCGCTCGAGAAGGTCCCGATGGTGCAGAAGCGCCTCATCGAACTGTGCCGCCGCAACGCCAAGCCGGTGATCGTGGCGACCCAGATGATGGAGTCGATGATCACCAACTCCCGCCCGACGCGCGCCGAGGCGTCCGACGTCGCGAACGCGATCCTGGACGGGGCGGACGCGGTCATGCTGTCCGCCGAGTCCTCGGTGGGCGCGTACCCGATCGAGACCGTCAAGACGATGTCGAAGATCGTCGTCGCGGCGGAGGAAGAACTCCTGTCGAAGGGCCTCCAGCCCCTGGTCCCGGGCAAGAAGCCCCGCACACAGGGCGGTTCGGTGGCCCGTGCGGCCTGCGAGATCGCGGACTTCCTGGACGCCAAGTCCCTGGTGGCCTTCACCAAGTCCGGCGACACGGCCCGCCGGCTGTCCCGCTACCGCGCGGAACAGCAGATCCTGGCCTTCACGACGGACGCCTCGACGCGCAACCAGCTGACGCTGAGCTGGGGCGTGGAATCCTTCCTGGCACCGTTCGTGGAGACAACGGACGCGATGGTCGACCTGGTGGACGCGGCGCTGCTGAAGCTCCACCGGTACAACGAGGGCGACATCATGATCATCACGGCGGGGTCCCCGCCGGGGGTGCCGGGGACGACGAACATGGTGCGGGTGCACCATTTGGGCGGGGTGGACGCGAAGTAG